The Palleronia sp. THAF1 genome window below encodes:
- a CDS encoding gamma-glutamylcyclotransferase, with product MNVPVQPEKMWVFGYGSLVWNPEFPVAEQVVARLDGYARSFCMSSIHHRGTPEAPGLVLALDERPGQVCTGVALRVRDGHEDATLAMLRERELVSSAYVERNLSVDLEDGRQVTAVSYVIDQNHEQYLRDLDLETQAKIIAGAVGGRGPNDEYLFNTTSHLAQLGIADADLDWLSARVRDLKAT from the coding sequence ATGAACGTGCCAGTGCAACCAGAAAAGATGTGGGTCTTCGGCTACGGCTCGCTTGTATGGAATCCAGAGTTTCCGGTGGCCGAACAGGTCGTCGCGCGGCTTGATGGCTACGCGCGCTCGTTTTGCATGTCCTCTATCCACCATCGCGGGACGCCTGAAGCACCCGGCCTTGTGCTGGCACTGGACGAGCGGCCCGGACAGGTCTGCACCGGCGTTGCCTTGCGGGTGCGTGACGGTCATGAGGATGCGACGCTGGCCATGCTGCGCGAACGCGAACTGGTGTCATCGGCCTATGTCGAGCGCAACCTATCCGTTGATTTGGAGGACGGGCGGCAGGTTACGGCGGTGTCCTACGTGATCGACCAGAATCATGAGCAATACCTGCGCGATCTGGACCTGGAGACTCAGGCGAAGATCATCGCGGGGGCCGTCGGCGGACGCGGGCCGAACGATGAATATCTGTTCAACACGACCAGTCATCTGGCGCAGCTTGGAATCGCCGACGCGGACCTTGATTGGCTGAGTGCACGGGTGCGTGACCTGAAAGCCACGTAA
- a CDS encoding DUF2125 domain-containing protein, producing the protein MRWLIGLIVVAALGWSAYWFIGATALERALTDSIDAARSEGVEVQTEALNVTGFPNRFDTMIDELEVHVPASGLTWSLPFLQIFALSYRPNQVIVALPPSQRLTGPFGEATLTTESARGSATVSPSTDLTLDHANLVVDDAVLSSNGVDLSALRILAASRLAPGDDSGRAHNIGITLDDVRLPPALADRLGGPDSGLIDGATLDATVTFDRPVDLAVYQGAPLEVQVLEIADLKIDWGEIGLDAAGDLNVGADGFVTGTLETTLRNWQGALQIAAQAGLFPQDNLRQVEQALGLVAMMSGGDGRLTLPLEFRNGQTFLGPVALGPAPRL; encoded by the coding sequence ATGCGCTGGCTTATCGGATTGATCGTCGTCGCTGCCTTGGGCTGGTCCGCCTACTGGTTCATCGGCGCCACCGCGTTGGAGCGCGCGTTGACCGACAGCATCGACGCCGCACGGTCCGAAGGCGTCGAGGTGCAGACAGAGGCGCTGAATGTCACCGGCTTTCCCAACCGGTTCGACACGATGATCGACGAGCTGGAAGTACACGTGCCCGCAAGCGGCCTTACGTGGTCCCTGCCCTTCCTGCAGATCTTCGCCTTGTCGTATCGGCCCAATCAGGTGATCGTGGCGCTGCCGCCCTCGCAGCGCCTGACCGGGCCGTTCGGAGAGGCTACGCTGACCACCGAAAGCGCGCGCGGGTCGGCGACGGTGTCTCCGAGCACGGATTTAACGCTCGACCACGCGAATCTGGTGGTAGACGATGCCGTGCTGTCCTCTAACGGCGTAGACCTTAGCGCGCTACGCATCCTTGCCGCCAGCCGCTTGGCGCCGGGTGACGACAGTGGACGCGCGCATAACATCGGCATCACACTGGACGACGTGCGCCTGCCGCCCGCGCTGGCCGACCGGCTGGGTGGGCCGGACAGCGGGCTGATCGACGGGGCGACGCTGGACGCGACCGTGACCTTCGACCGGCCCGTCGATCTGGCCGTCTACCAAGGTGCGCCGCTGGAAGTGCAGGTGCTGGAGATCGCGGACCTGAAGATCGACTGGGGTGAGATCGGTCTGGATGCAGCCGGAGACCTGAACGTCGGCGCGGACGGCTTCGTCACCGGCACGCTGGAAACGACCCTGCGCAACTGGCAGGGCGCGCTGCAGATCGCGGCACAGGCGGGATTGTTCCCGCAAGACAACCTGCGGCAAGTGGAGCAGGCACTGGGGCTGGTCGCCATGATGTCGGGAGGCGACGGACGGCTGACCCTGCCGCTGGAGTTCCGCAACGGCCAGACGTTCCTTGGCCCCGTGGCACTGGGGCCGGCCCCCCGTCTTTAG